Genomic DNA from Manihot esculenta cultivar AM560-2 chromosome 15, M.esculenta_v8, whole genome shotgun sequence:
ATTGAACCCTAAGAATGTTTCTGCTTGGAATATGAAGAGGCTGATGAACATAATTCGATATGGTACTCTGTCCACACTGGATGAACAGATACAAGATACTAGTCACGATGATGATGAGTCTGCTACAAAGATCAGAAGTGAATATGAAGCCAAAGCTGCAGCAAGGAAAATTTTCCAGAATGTGGCGAAGCCCGGGTCCAGGTAGGTTTTAAATTCCCATtccatatattatttttacttatattttaatattgtgcACTGTGCAATTCCCATCTTTATGTTTATGATCTAATATTCATTTGGTTAAACTGATTGTGGTCTATTTTATCATCTGTACTCTGGTATGCAGGGTGCAACTGATATCTATACTTTGTTAGGTATTGCTTGTTGTGccttttttcttcttcaattcatttttatttaattgctgATATCTGGTATGACAGTTGTAAATTACTATTCCTGTTTTGAACTTGCATGTTGCagtaaatttatcattttttccaATTTTAGTAGAAAATATATCGACAATTTTTTTGCTGATTGTGGTACATCTTTTAGAATGAGGGTTGGCAAAGATGTGAACTATTGAAGTGGACTTTTTATTGTGTTCAAGATGACAGTTGTGAAATCAGCTTTAATCAATCTGTGTTTTTCTTCTTAATCATGTTTTCATTGTATGGTTTATTACATGTTTTAGTTGATTGACTGTGTAGTGATTTACTCCcatcattattttcttcttGTAATGAGTTTCTGTTCTTGTTCTTCTATGAAGGTATATCTTCCTGGAGGATATAATGCGTTTCATGCAGGAAGATGAGGCTTTAAAGGCTATGAGTCTTTTTGAAGAAGCATCTGAAAGCAAGAAAATTAGCAAGTCATGTTTGAAGAATTGGGTGGTAAGAATAGCGTTCAACTTTCCAGGTTTCACAAttatttttaccttttttttttattacaaatatcAAAATATGAGTAAACTTGTACTTGAATCTTCTTGCTTGTTTTCAAGTTCAAATTGATGTGATTGGcctgaaaattattaatttgggTCAGTTATAAGTTACTGTTGTTTGTGTTGGATAGAAAACTTACTTCGATTAGACCAGCTATGTTATACGGGACTGAATTTTGGGCATCTAAGGTACAAAATGGGGGTAGTAGAAATGTGGATGTTAAAATGGACCGTATGTCAGCACGGTAATGGATAAGATTAGAAATATCGCATCTCTTAGAGAATGGCATGTTCCACTTGTTGAgataaaatgagaaaaatatttaagatagtTTGGTCATGTCCAACGTAAAGTAGCTAATTCTTCAGCAAGGAAGTGTGACTAGTTGGTAGGAGAGGGGGGTATCTAAGTTATGCGGAGGGAAGAGGTATCAAAGGGTTTACAGGCTTAGATATGCAGGCTTGGTGTCTAACAAAGCTAAATGGTGAAAAGAATCCATCTCGCTTATTCAATCTAGTTGGGGATGCTTAGATATTAGCAGAAGAATCAAGATAATTGTTATCATAAATAAAGAAGTATACAACTTAAAGGATAGGCCTTTACTGGtgggtttttattttgttacttGAAAATgttattcatattcaaatttgtaTGGACTTTTGATAgagtatattaattaataaggcAGCTTCCCCCAAAAAGGCAGCTACATATAAACTCATTGCCTCATGAAAGGTCACTTCAAAATGTAGAAGTATACATGGAAAGAACACCAATCAATGGACATTATCCTCAGGCTGAATAGGCTGCTTGCAACCATTAAAATTAGTCACCTCGGAACCATATTGGAAAAAGGACTTAATTGACTAAAGGCTTTGTGACAGGAAAGTCATGAGTTATGGTAATTGCCAATGGTAGAAGAGCTGCCTAATATAAACGCTCACTTGCCCCTCACAAAGCAGGGAAGTCTTGTGTACTTGGGATGCCAACCACCCCCCCttgtgtaaaaaaaataataataataaatgaaaatctcTCTGTTTCCTTTTTctgttctttttttcttttaccttTTGCAAAAACATGTGAAAAGGAAACCTTCTTTTTGttgacttaattttttttgttattttgatgcttcacttttttttttctcgtcAAAAAACATTTGGGTCTCTGTTCTATCAATGTAATATTGTAACTTCTAAGATTTTGATATATGTAATGCCTACTTGAGCATATGTTATAgtttacaataattttaatatggtAACTTGATTACTGCAGGTTAATGCTTTCAGAGAAAGGAGAGCACTTGCTTTGACCTTAAATGATACAAAAACAGCTGTGAACAAGCTGCATCGAATGGTGAACGTTTTGGTTGGGATTCTTATAGCTATAATTTGGCTCCTTATACTAGGAATTGCTACGAGCAAATTTCTTGTCTTTATAAGCTCCCAACTCCTCCTTGTGGCATTTATATTTGGAAACACTTGCAAAACCGTATTTGAAGCtattatcttcttgtttgtgaTTCACCCCTTCGATGTGGGTGACCGCTGTGAAATTGATGGAGTTCAGGTGcgtttaagaaaaatatatgaACTGTGCTTCTGTAGTTTTGTACTTTCTCTACCATAGAATTTTTCGTCTGTTTATATATGATATCCTAATTTGTTTTTCATAAATTTCAGATGGTAGTAGAAGAGATGAACATATTAACTactgtttttctaagatatgACAACCAGAAGATTATAATTCCAAACAGTGTTCTTGCTACCAAAGCCATCAGTAACTACTATCGTAGTCCTGACATGGGAGATGCTGTTGAGTTCTTCATTCACATTGCTACACCAGCTGAAAAGATTGCTGTCATTAAGCAACGGATAACTAGGTAAGCACAGATGAAACTTCATTGTTTTTTGCCTCTCCTTTCGGTGCCATTACTTTTGTGCTGCTTATTGGTCAGAGGGAGTATATGGACCTTATGCAATTTTATACCTGTTGAAACTAAAATAGCTCTACAAAATGATTTACGTTGGAGTATCTTAAATCTCTATACTATTGCCTTAAGAATGCTTCAAGATTTTTTGATGGCGTAGATGATATTTTTATCAGAATTTCATGTGTTGGTGAGCTTACTCAATCTTCAACTATTGGTCATAGATGATAAAACAGGAGATGCATATACATGGTCAGATATATACGATCACAAGCATAATAGaaaacttgaaaaaaaaaaaaagaaataacaatTGCCATGCTTTCTTGGTTGATGGGATGGTTATTTTGGTTTCATAAGCAATCAAATTACGCCCTTTTTTATAGGAATACTTCATCGTATTGGGTCTTTGAGTTGATCAAATATTCTGATAGTTATATTGCATTGTCTACTGCAGTTATGTGGAGAACAAAAAGGAACACTGGTATCCTTCACCCATGATCATATTCAAGGATGCTGAAGACTTGAACAGGGTGCGAATCGCGGTATGGTTAACCCATAGAATGAACCACCAAGACATGGGAGAGAGGTTTTCAAGAAGATCCCTGTTGCTTGAAGAGATGGTTAAAATCTTCAAGGAGCTCGACATTCAGTATCGCCTGCTTCCTGTTGATATTAATGTTCGCGCATTGCCTCCTGTGTCGTCGGAACGTGTTCCGCCAAGTTGGATGAACTGAGCAAGTAAAACAAAGAGTTCAAGAGTTGGTTCATTCTTCTAATTCTGAGCTTGGGACATTAGCCCCCATTGTATGTATATCCATGGTATTAGCCCTCTGTTGTACAATCTTAGTTAAGCGTACTAAGCTGATAATTCGTGAgcggaattttttttttcttattcgaGTAatgaagcttttttttttttaaataaaatgatgatTTTTCTGTTATAAACTGAAAACTATTAACAATTACAGCCAAGGGGCATTTTCCCATGATTAATTGGGTATCTCCCAGTCCTGGGTAGACTCATCCATCTTCGTCTAAACCATAGTAGAAGAAAACTTGTAAATGCTTAATCATGAATGCTCATGAATTAATTAGAGTGGTATGCTATCTATAGCTGGAAAAACAGATGGTAAGAGAAAAATGGTATTGTTTGGCTTCGtttcagaaagaaaaaaaaaatagtcacACTCACTTTTTGGTTCTATTGCTTAAAGATTAATGAAAgacagaaaataataattaattgaaaaaatatttttcatccaATAAAATAAAGAACTGAAATAGAAGGAATAAGCAGACAAGAGGAAAGGAATTGTTCCATGTTCCTGTTACTGaattaaagaaaaggaaaaagtgATTATTTAATACAACATGGCAATCTGGCATTGAATCATCATCATCTTTGACTGATTAGAAAAAACTTAACAggaacatcatcatcatctttctCACTCTCTCCATTAAATTGCATTTAATATACTCTAGAAAGCAAGCAAGCCTAATAGCGACTCAACAAGAAAAGCAAGACCCGagctaattaattaatcaagtaaaattacatattaatattttttattaaattgaaaaatcacaaagtataaaattatttaaaaaaaaaaactccaaaAGCCAGCAAAACCATCAGTTGGCAAAAATAGCTTATATAAGATCCTCATCATTAGTTGAGGCACATACATTATAGTTACCAAATACTCTAGGAAATTTGTAAAATACAATACACCCCACGCATGTTtactgaaattatttttatatatttcaagaAACATACATTATATTATAACATAATATAAGAAACTCCAGGAAACAATCAGATTgatttttcatcttttttttttcaacaaattACTTGTTCATAGAGAATTCAAATTTATCTCACATAAATTATCGACTGATTAAACTAGCATTTCAACCATCTAATCTGACAGAGAAGCTAGAGCTACCTTTTCATCTTAAAGACTCGAGTAGCAGAAGCGTGGCCAAGCAACACATAAAATTTAGAAGCAATAGCCTTGCAATCAAAGAAAATGCGGTCAACCGAGTTGAGTATGAAGCTTGAAGAGGAGTCTCAGAGCCGCTGCCGTTTCATGACACTACCATGCCGCTCACAGTCAGTCGAGCAACCTATATCAGGCACAAAATCTCCATTATCGGATAGATTCTGAACACGTCTTGGCCAATATAGCCCCGAGGCTGTAGGCGGGGAAGGAATTTGTGGCACTGCCCAAGAGCTGTCTGGCACCTGACCCAGGCACTCATCATCATCTACTTCTTCCTCAGCTGTCCTTAAGATTGCAGAGCTGTCAGAGTCACCCCGCTTGCCGCTATCAGCCTGACAAACATTGTTCAAGAGAAAGCATTGTTAATCATGGTCTGCGTGAACCTCAGAAGCATGTTAATTCTAACTTGCAAACTAGTCTTAACAGAAGTAGGGGAAAATGTCATTGTTTGCTATTAGTATTCATCAGAAAGATGTGAAGAGAGCAACTAATTTGCAATGAGCAGCACCGAGACCAAATTAGAGGCCTGGCAATACCAATATAATATGGTGGCCTCACTGCATATCTAAATGCATACCTTAGATGATCCATTATCCATGTAGCTATAGTTCTGACTAAAGTCGGTTAATCCAAGAAATTCATCTATCTGCCACTGTGGGAGGCCTCCAGCTGCAGAACCCCCAGAAAATGATACTTTAGCAGGTTCAAACTCTTGTCCACCAGCCTGTGCAGGCAAAACTTCATTGCATGGACTAGCTGATGGCATTGGAGTTCCTCTCCTAGAAACAGAATGGGATTTTGTTTCAGAGGTTTTTTCACCCGAAGGTGACTTCCCCGAAGAAGAGGATGCACCATGGTTTTGGTCGGTAGGTTCTAGACCAACTTTTACGCCAGTTAAGAGAAATCTCTGATGAGCAGCCACATAGGCATTTGCTGTGTGAACAGCAACATCACATTTTCTGCAGAGTAATGCTCTATCTTCTAGACAAAAGAAAAAGCCAGCTGTCTCCTGTATCAAATGAGTGATTTGCATCATTCACTTGTTAATTCACGAAGAGAAAGTTCAATACATCACAGATGAAAAAACTTAAGATTCTTCCAAACAGATCATCAAGCAACAATATCTCTAAGGGAATGTACTGTGCTCATGATTGCACTTACAAGGCATGGTTCTTCACATTCATCTAGCTAGCCAGTTCAGTGTTTTAGGATGGAATGAATGGAGGTTTTATAAAGTAAAGTTAGGAAAAATAATGGAAAGTAAGATATTAGAACCTCCCCAACCTACTAAATTTGGTAGTTGAAAAAGTGAAAAGTTTAGAAAGCCTCAACTTACTTAAAAAATCATCCTCTTATTTTACCTCCAAGTGGCCAGGAAAAAGCAAACATAATTTCTCTTAGGTGACAGAAATGCAGAAATATGAATGTCATCTTATTTTAATCATCTCCAAAATCGGTATCTCATACCATGCCATCACATGTAAAGTAGAAAAAAACCCCAAGAAACATGTGGAAGTAGCATAACAAGAAATGCGTACGTTGACTCTGTTAACCTCCCTCGAAGAAaaatcaggaaaaaaaaaacttcatttACTGCTAGGCTTTGCTTTATTTGTCAGGATAAAGTGGACAAGAATTGGCAGTGTCAAAAGCTATTCAAACCCAAAGCTCAAGATTCTTGAAGAGCCAAAGTATATGTCTCATATATCTAGGATCCATTGAGAGACTGAAGCATGGACAACTTCAAATCAAATTCTAGGTTGAGCTAAAACTTAGTTAATATGATGAAAGCATCCAAGATCTAAACTTAAGCCTAGTATGACAAGTCAAATAACTACTCAGCCTAGGAGGCCAAGCTTTCGCTGGGGTCCAAGAAAAGGTGTTATATCTATCAGGCTCTACACAGAGCAGATATGAAACAAATAAACTACAAACATGAAAACGCAATAGCCAGACTGTTCTACAATGGCTAAACATAGAAAATAATGACCCTTTCTTTACTTTTATAGACAAACCAACCATTAACTCTTGTGATGATTGTAGTTCAATATCACAATTGACAATAAGTAATACCAGTGCAAATACTTGGAAAAGAAAtaagcagaaaagaaaagattttAAGAACCCTACTTACAGGGTTgttcacaaaaagaaaaatgcaTACTAATGGAGCAAATTGCACAATCCAAGCTAGCTAGGTTTGTTCAAACTCTAAAATTTCTCACTGATCAGCCGAAGCAAGATTATACATATCGTCTCTGGTTTTCATTACAACAGGACAGAACTATATCTTCTGAGCTTCCATCAAGAATCataatggcaaaaaaaaaaaattgagtagGATAGAGCAATGCCTGGCAAATGTCGCATTTAGGGATTTGAGGGGAAGAGCCAGAGAGAGGAACTCTCTGGTGCTTGCTTGCTAGCTTGTTGGCCTCATGAACCTTCTCATCGCACGCCCAGCACAACGCAGCCTCATCAGCGCAGCATAGCACATTCGCCTCAGCCGCCTCACACACGCTGCATTGAATCTTCATCTTCTCCGTGTCTTTTTCTACAATTTCCACAAATTTTAGGGAAAAAACCCAAATAAAAAACAAGAAATTGATCAAGATCCTGTCTTTCTACTCCTAGATTCCAAAATCCCTGCAAAAGCTCTTCAGTGCCCTTTTCTCTGCATCAAATGAAAGATAAAAATAACCCACAATATATCATCTTCTTATAATCATTCATTTATCCAAATCTGTAAAAATCTTGACTAAAACCTCACTATCTGTTTCTAAAACCGTGAGAAAatccaaaatattattttatatgaagAAGAAAACCAATTGGTACGAGATTTTTGCAAGAAAGACAAGAGGATCAGATGATGCCACCTCACCACCTGAGCATCCGACACGAGGGTTTaaggaaaaattttaaaaattaaaaatataagaaaataaaatgagtcattctttttttttaaaaaaaaaccctaatttTGTTCCTTTACTTTTAATAcatgtaatatattttaaaattttatttaaataaattaacttttttgaatccaaacattaattttttatttaaattaattataaaaatttattaaattttaatccaCATATTCTGATTAAATCCAAATAAATTGTGATATTCTAAATTAGAGTTTGATTCCTTTCCCCTTTCCTTTCCAAATACTTTAATACCCCAATTCTAGTAGAAAAACAGGGAAAATAAAAATCTGAGAGTGATATAACATCATCGAACCCAAGAGCAACAAATCACAATTTCCGTTTTAAAAAATCCATGTTAAGTATACCCAAAATCACTGCAACCTGCAGCATCACCAACCTCCTTCCTCCGCCATGAACTTCCGTCTTCCGCCAACCTGACCCACTCGAGCAAGACCTTCCACCCCCATGCCGGCCTCCGTATCCATCCTCTTCTCGCCTCTCATCCCTATCTCCCCTAGCTAATGCCACATTGCCGACCGTCACAGTTGATCTCAGTGGGACAACATTACAATTTGTTGGATTCATTATTTTAATCAATAGAAATGAGTGTTGTCAGTTAGCCAACAAAAATGAAGATTTTTTTAGTTTGAGTTGCATTGGGCtagattcttaatttttatttatgattttaattaaaacaataattttttttaagagtaaaattgaattttcttttaaaaattaaaataataatgttcaaattttaataataagtatatttttattttaaataaaaaattatttttaattatgataaatattttcatcatcccataatttttttcactttattttttaacacatcttaataaatataattttttattaatttttcaattacactcattttaaatatattcacttttattaaatattaaataaaattataataatcaatttatatattattcttttcatctcataatttttatttattttaattttttatatgaaatataatttttttattaactattttaaatttattaaattttattgaaatgaaaataatattataatataaaaaatgaacaataattttaaaataattaaaaaatatgtataaaaattataaaatggtgggagtatataaaaatagagttattatttttttaataattatgtaaaatatatatatattattttaattttattattatcaagtgttatatttatatgaataaaaatatataaatagcaTATTTAAGtatataaactaaaattaagAGCAAAACTAAAATGTGGAGACTCGGATATTTCTTGCGGCCGATGAATATTGTTGTAAACGTGGCAAGTCCTGAGTGCTGTCCTAATGAAGGAGACCAACTATGCTGTTTCCGGTTGGAATGTAAGAGAGGTATGTTTCACCGCAAAAGGGAAAAACctgcatttatttatttatgtcctGCCCCATTTTATCTGTTTTCTTTGTCcgaatctatatttattttttataaaaaaaataattattatttttgtgttGTAATTTTGTAAAGATTATAGGCTGAATAATTGATGGAAAGAGAAAGTGAATTTTCTTttcctaaataaaaaatataatattataccaattaattttacttattaatatttaactcgtttttaaaatataaaaattttaaatttaaactctaatcgaatttaaaaaaatataatagggaaaattattttgtagtccctgaggtttaacgtaattaacacttctgtccctctattttggcaacccaacacttaagtccctcactttcttttctgtccaatttcgtagtccttccatccaaaatagccgtttgggacacgtaaattgacaaaattaaccctcttcttcttcttcttcttcttcccctttctgcaacttcttcttcttcttcttttttcttcttcttcttctttcttcttctttcttcttcttcttcttcttcttctttcttctttcttctttcttctttcttctttcttcttcttttttttgcaacttcttcttcttcttccttcttctgcaagttcttcctcttcttcttctttttcttctttcttctttcttctttcttcttcttcttcttcttcttcttcttcttcttctttcttcttctttcttcttctttcttcttcttcttctggaattTCACATGGAGAGAAGggaatttttggaaaaaattatcacatctcacctttgactctttgaccaaacgatttaaatggacggaaggattacgaatttggacggaagagaaagtgagggacttaagtgttgggtcgccaaaatagagggacagaagtgttaattacgttaaatctcagggactaaaaaataaattttccaatataatattattgtatTTATTAAACGCGCACATTTTTTCCAACAAAAATTCTGCTCCTTCATGTTAGTTTCCTCGATTTCATCCATCATCATTGCATGAAAAGCAGAATTCATGGCGAACAGAACAAGTGCCAATTATTCAAGAAGATTCTTGTAGAGGAGGACAGCTGTTTCCAAAatatcaaagaaaataaaaggttGGCAATATCCATacatgaaaaataaagaaaacaatgactatattataaatttaattttaaatacaattattattaaattaaaaatattttgtccAAATTAATACTAcatattcaattaattaattaattaatatgaatttttattttaataataataaatttattttttcaatataaaatggatattatataattagatATATTCAATATGTATCAAAGTCGTAGTCAAGGGAAGACAAGCATCCCCATTCCCAAACATCTTGTGAGCAAAGGGTGTCCCCTAATTTTCAGACTTGTTTTGTAAGATTGCCCAATCCATTTCCATTTCTGTCCTAAAATATTCACAACATGCCTCACTGTCATCAACATTCTcgcatttatttttattttagtaataaaatctctcatatataaatatatatatatatatatatatatatatatttgaatggGAGATAAAATGATAATCAAAgtgaaaattaaaagtaaaataaataaaaaaagaaaaataaaattaagatgatagttatatgaaaatattattgctatgtcaaattaatataaaattcaatACATTCACTCATATTCAGAATTATACTgaaatgtaaaatatttatagaaaGTTTAATATTGAATGGAGAAATATGATTAATATTTATAGAAGGTCTAATATTAAATCGAGaaactctgataccatgttaaatttgataAGGTCTAATTCACTATAAAAGTTAACTTTTATAGGAGATTTAggcatttttttcttctttaaactaatttaaagtgagttaaatttaatacaaatttaacaatacattattATATCACGTTTCTCAAAAAAAGCTAACTTGAAATATCAACAAAAGAAAGGGT
This window encodes:
- the LOC110601068 gene encoding B-box zinc finger protein 22 codes for the protein MKIQCSVCEAAEANVLCCADEAALCWACDEKVHEANKLASKHQRVPLSGSSPQIPKCDICQETAGFFFCLEDRALLCRKCDVAVHTANAYVAAHQRFLLTGVKVGLEPTDQNHGASSSSGKSPSGEKTSETKSHSVSRRGTPMPSASPCNEVLPAQAGGQEFEPAKVSFSGGSAAGGLPQWQIDEFLGLTDFSQNYSYMDNGSSKADSGKRGDSDSSAILRTAEEEVDDDECLGQVPDSSWAVPQIPSPPTASGLYWPRRVQNLSDNGDFVPDIGCSTDCERHGSVMKRQRL